ACGCACCGGGACTGGCCGAACACCCCGGCACCGATCTGACCGCGATCTGGACCCGCCGCCCCGAGGCCGCCCGCGAGCTGGCCGAGGCGCACTGCGCCACCACCGTGGACACCGTGGACGAGCTGCTCGACCAGGTCGACGCGGTCGCCTTCGCGGTACCGCCGTCGGTACAGGCCGATATCGCGACCAAGGCGGCGGCCGCGGGCAAGCACCTGATCCTGGAGAAGCCGATCGCCGGTGATCTCGCCACCGCGGAACGCCTCGCCGGGACCGTGGCCGAGTCGGGTGTCGCGGCGCTGGTCATGTTCACCCTGCGATACGCCATCCAGACCCAGGAGTGGCTGGCCGGGCTGAAGGAAGCGGGCGGCTGGGTCGGCGGCAGCGCGCGCTGGCTCTCGGGCGCGCTGCTGAACGAGACCTACCGCGATTCGGCGTGGCGGCACGAGGACGCGGGCGCGCTCGCCGACGTCGGCCCGCACGCGTTCGACCTGCTCGACGCGGCGCTCGGCCCGATCACCGGCGTGCTCGCCGCGCACCGCACCGACGGCGACCTGTGGACCGTGCTGCTCGAACACGAAGGTGGCATCACCAGCACGGCCGTGCTCTCGCTGCGGTTGCCGATCCTGCCGACGGTGGTGGAGCTGGCGGTGTTCGGCGAGAACGGGTTCCGCAGCGTGAACCAGCGGCCGGGCACCCCGCAGGACAGCTACACCGCCCTGCTCGACGACTTCGCCGCGCTCATCGCCAGCGGCACCCGCGAGCATCCGTGCGACGTCCGGCGCGGGCTGCACATCCAGCGAGTGATCGACCAAGCCCTTCGGGTGGTTTCGAAGTAACCCGGATAAGGCGGTACCCGGGCCGTCGTACGGCCGGAAGAATTCCGGAACATGCGCTGGTTCAAGAGTTTCGCGACCGCGGTCGCCCTGCTCTCCGCGGTACTGGTGGTACCGCCGACGGCCTCGGCGGCCACCGATTCCCGCCTCACCGAATGCTCGTCGAGCTTCTTCCACGGTGACAAGCGACTCGGCCCGCAACGCCTGCCGAAGCTGGGAGTGGTCGGCTGGCAGTTGCTCGGCTACGACCGCACCGGGCACCTGCCGGAGCAGCGGTTCCTCGCCGAGTACTACGACACCGCGGCGGGCAGCTGGCGGTACCCGCCCGCCGACGGTTACGTGATCGGCCCGGACGGCCAGCCGGAGCGCGAAGTCGGGAAATTGGAGCCGGGTGAGCGGATCGACCGCTACGGCAGTGAGTACGGCGGTTTCCTCGCGCCAAAGGGTTCGCACTACTCCACCCGCGCGATCCCGCCGCAGAACCTCGTCGGCGTCCCGGCCGAGCAGTGCAACTACCGCGCCTACCAGGTGCTGCGGGAGTTCTCCGTCTACGAAGGACCGATCGCGCCGTGGTTCGCGCAGCCCGGCGGTGGTGAGCAGTACCAGCTCAACGCCGCGCTGGTGCCGGGCGCACCGGCCCAGCTGAACGTGCTCTGGCTGGTGGACAACGGTTATCTCGCCCGGCTGTGAAACAGCCGCCGAACGGGAACGAGCGGGGCACCACCGCCCGGTGGGTGCCCCGATCGCTGGTCTCGTTCGCTCAGGCGTCGATGCGCTCGTGCTCCGGGGTCGGCTCCGGCTTCCGGCGCAGCTTCCGCAGCAGCGGCCACGCCAGCAGCACCGCGATGATCGCGTAGACCACCACCGCCATCGGCGAGTTCACCAGTCCGGTCAGCTCACCGTCGGACAGCTGCAGCGCCCGGCGCATCTGCTGTTCCGCGCTCGGCCCGAGGATCACGCCGATCACCGCGGGCAGCACCGGCAGCCCGTAGCGCCGCATGGCAAAACCGATCAGCCCGATGATGAACAGCAGAATCAGGTCGATCACCTCGCCGCCGACGGCGTAGGCCCCGACGCTGGCGAAGAACAGGATGCCCGCGTAGAGGTACGGCCGCGGGATCCGCAGCAGCTTCGCCCACACCGGCGCCATCGGCAGGTTGATCACCAGCAGCAGCACCGTGCCGACAAACAGGCTCGCGATGAGGCCCCACACCAGCGCCGACTCGCGTTCGAACAGCAGCGGGCCCGGCTGGATGCCGTACTGCTGGAACGCCGCCAGCATCACCGCGGCCACCGCCGTGGTCGGCAGGCCCAGCGTCAGCATGGACACCAGGGTTCCGGCGGCCGACGCGCTGGCCGTGGACTCGGGCCCGGCGACGCCTTCGATGGCGCCCTTGCCGAACTCGTCCTTGTGCTTCGACAGCCGCTTTTCCGTGACGTAGGACAGGAAGGTCGGGATCTCCGCGCCACCGGCCGGGATCGCGCCGAACGGGAACCCGATCACCGGCCCGCGCAGCCAGGGCTTCCAGGTCCGGCGAAGGTCCGCCTTGGACAGCCACGGCCGCCCGACCGGGATCGGCTTCGCCTGCTTCTGCCGCAGGTGCGCGGCCACCCACAGCGACTCGCCGACGGCGAACAGGCCGACCGCCACGATCACCACGTCGATGCCGTCGGACAGGTGCAGCGAACCGAAGGTCAGCCGCGACTGCCCGGTCATCTCGTCCAGCCCGACCAGGCCGATGGTCAGCCCGATCAGCAGTGACGCGAACCCGCGGACGCGGGACTTCCCGAGCACCGAGGTCACCGCGATGAACGCGAGCACCATGATGGCGAAGTAGTCCGGCGCGCCGATGTCCACGGCGAGCTTGGCCACCATCGGCGCCAGCAGCACCAGCGCGGTGGTGCCGATGATGCCGCCGATGAAGTGCCCGATCGCCGCCGCGGCCAGCGCCTGCGAGCCGCGGCCCTTGCGGGCCATCGGATTTCCTTCGATCGCGGCGACCACCGCCGCGCTCTCACCCGGGGTGTTCAGCAGGATCGACGTGGTCGACCCGCCGAACATGCCGCCGTAGTAGATGCCGGCGAACATGATGAACGCCGCGGTCGGGTCCAGCCCGTAGGTCACCGGCAGCAGCAGCGCCACCGCCATCGCCGGGCCGATGCCCGGCAGCACGCCGATCGCGGTGCCGAGAATGACGCCGATCGCGGCGAAGAGCAGGTGCTGTGGGGTGAGCGCGGTGCCGAACCCGTCCAGCAGATTGGTCAGCGCGTCC
The genomic region above belongs to Amycolatopsis sp. YIM 10 and contains:
- a CDS encoding TNT domain-containing protein, which gives rise to MRWFKSFATAVALLSAVLVVPPTASAATDSRLTECSSSFFHGDKRLGPQRLPKLGVVGWQLLGYDRTGHLPEQRFLAEYYDTAAGSWRYPPADGYVIGPDGQPEREVGKLEPGERIDRYGSEYGGFLAPKGSHYSTRAIPPQNLVGVPAEQCNYRAYQVLREFSVYEGPIAPWFAQPGGGEQYQLNAALVPGAPAQLNVLWLVDNGYLARL
- a CDS encoding Gfo/Idh/MocA family protein, producing the protein MCPVDQQLRVGLVGGGPWAKTVHAPGLAEHPGTDLTAIWTRRPEAARELAEAHCATTVDTVDELLDQVDAVAFAVPPSVQADIATKAAAAGKHLILEKPIAGDLATAERLAGTVAESGVAALVMFTLRYAIQTQEWLAGLKEAGGWVGGSARWLSGALLNETYRDSAWRHEDAGALADVGPHAFDLLDAALGPITGVLAAHRTDGDLWTVLLEHEGGITSTAVLSLRLPILPTVVELAVFGENGFRSVNQRPGTPQDSYTALLDDFAALIASGTREHPCDVRRGLHIQRVIDQALRVVSK
- a CDS encoding tripartite tricarboxylate transporter permease; translation: MDALTNLLDGFGTALTPQHLLFAAIGVILGTAIGVLPGIGPAMAVALLLPVTYGLDPTAAFIMFAGIYYGGMFGGSTTSILLNTPGESAAVVAAIEGNPMARKGRGSQALAAAAIGHFIGGIIGTTALVLLAPMVAKLAVDIGAPDYFAIMVLAFIAVTSVLGKSRVRGFASLLIGLTIGLVGLDEMTGQSRLTFGSLHLSDGIDVVIVAVGLFAVGESLWVAAHLRQKQAKPIPVGRPWLSKADLRRTWKPWLRGPVIGFPFGAIPAGGAEIPTFLSYVTEKRLSKHKDEFGKGAIEGVAGPESTASASAAGTLVSMLTLGLPTTAVAAVMLAAFQQYGIQPGPLLFERESALVWGLIASLFVGTVLLLVINLPMAPVWAKLLRIPRPYLYAGILFFASVGAYAVGGEVIDLILLFIIGLIGFAMRRYGLPVLPAVIGVILGPSAEQQMRRALQLSDGELTGLVNSPMAVVVYAIIAVLLAWPLLRKLRRKPEPTPEHERIDA